One part of the Nematostella vectensis chromosome 8, jaNemVect1.1, whole genome shotgun sequence genome encodes these proteins:
- the LOC5515273 gene encoding allograft inflammatory factor 1 has protein sequence MEKLDHQGGKLFGEKKKKEEKRLDEINQKFLDCGDYDDEEEFPNLKERLKSYKKQFMEYDTDCSGEIDIVKLKLVMEKLGQAKTHLELKKMIAEIDTTDSGTIFYNEFVTMMLGKSNAILKIILMFEEMKKEQPKPTGYPPKRDLSSLP, from the exons ATGGAAAAGCTGGATCACCAAG GTGGAAAATTATTTggagaaaagaagaaaaaagaagagaagagATTGGATGAGATAAATCAG aaattcTTAGATTGTGGGGACTACGATGACGAAGAGGAATTCCCAAACCTGAAGGAAAGACTGAAGTCTTATAAAA AGCAGTTTATGGAGTATGATACTGACTGCTCTGGCGAAATTG ATATCGTAAAACTTAAGCTGGTGATGGAAAAACTTGGTCAGGCTAAGACTCACCTCGAGTTAAAGAAGATGATAGCGGAAATAGATACCACAGATTCTG GTACTATATTCTACAACGAATTTGTCACGATGATGCTGGGCAAGAGTAACGCAATTCTCAAGAT aatCCTTATGTTTGAGGAGATGAAGAAAGAACAGCCAAAGCCCACAGGATACCCGCCAAAGCGTGATCTTTCCAGCCTTCCTTGA
- the LOC5515272 gene encoding somatostatin receptor type 5 produces the protein MVSPSVSTLAQASNITRLLGINLPPYPLESRPHVEVIAEIVIASVLFTLGVVGNGLVCFVIHKTKFTQSSMYFFMLNLAYADLLVCFVSIPLTVFSTLPAPVFTNFPNIPCKLVRFIQYALPPASVAILTATCVDRYFHICVPFKNIITTSFTKKMAAFCWIFSLLLTIPNFYLIETRKVLYEGQVVEFCAIRETSSDYSFGNGYLVARGLIGFAVPLGVVCFLYYKIVARVWNSKGANINSRNRQRLNVIKSLLTVVVAFTLSWTPFSVTNKILLFDKNREMITGAEIITFWVGLSASVYNPWIYAFYNKNFRQAFLKVVFRKKMRKEAKAKAIQRSFRPPAQTLPDLFCHAEFQIPRRRIFSYTGESVNDRRMTEQRGFVRRLQSIKEESVLTQFEKEDVSWKNAKNREEKEKVLSPRRELHLELRFQEFDVTTVEFFAVNKPHTKFKPDQGRKFTRKQRLESDEDDVFECPENAESFVQNNSPSSKYSVSGRKYIANASRGRSPRRHSYNGSPSRDVLSHSYNMQLTSYCAEKDQSRAKTRKLKVDRSISANIDSMSRPVKF, from the coding sequence ATGGTATCACCAAGTGTGTCTACCTTGGCTCAAGCTTCAAATATAACAAGGCTGTTAGGGATAAACCTCCCCCCTTATCCACTGGAAAGCAGACCACATGTGGAAGTCATCGCAGAAATTGTTATTGCCAGCGTGTTATTTACACTCGGTGTTGTGGGCAACGGTCTGGTATGCTTTGTTATTCACAAGACTAAATTCACTCAATCGTCCATGTACTTCTTCATGCTTAATCTAGCATATGCCGATCTTTTAGTCTGCTTTGTCTCGATTCCATTAACCGTCTTCTCAACTCTGCCAGCTCCAGTATTCACCAACTTCCCAAACATTCCTTGCAAGTTGGTGCGGTTTATTCAATACGCCTTGCCACCCGCCTCGGTCGCAATCTTGACTGCAACGTGTGTTGACAGATATTTCCACATTTGCGTTCCCTTCAAGAACATCATCACAACAAGTTTTACCAAAAAGATGGCAGCTTTTTGCTGGATCTTTAGTCTTCTCCTGACCATACCAAACTTTTACTTGATAGAGACAAGAAAGGTCTTATATGAGGGGCAGGTCGTCGAGTTCTGCGCGATCCGAGAGACCTCGAGCGACTACTCTTTCGGCAATGGCTATCTCGTCGCGCGAGGCTTGATTGGTTTTGCCGTCCCACTAGGGGTAGTTTGTTTCTTGTACTACAAGATCGTTGCACGAGTTTGGAACAGCAAAGGAGCGAACATAAATTCTAGAAACCGTCAACGCCTCAACGTCATCAAGTCTCTTCTCACCGTTGTCGTCGCCTTTACTTTGAGTTGGACGCCTTTTTCCGTGACCAATAAAATTCTATTATTTGATAAGAACCGTGAAATGATTACTGGCGCGGAGATTATCACTTTTTGGGTTGGATTATCTGCGTCTGTGTACAATCCATGGATCTATGCTTTTTATAATAAGAACTTCCGTCAGGCATTTTTAAAGGTTGTTTTCAGAAAAAAGATGAGAAAAGAGGCCAAAGCGAAAGCAATTCAGAGAAGTTTTCGCCCACCAGCGCAAACCCTACCAGATTTGTTCTGCCACGCCGAGTTCCAGATACCACGACGAAGAATTTTCTCTTACACGGGGGAAAGCGTGAACGACAGAAGAATGACTGAGCAGCGGGGATTTGTCAGAAGACTTCAGAGTATCAAAGAAGAAAGTGTTCTTACGCAGTTCGAAAAAGAAGATGTTTCTTGGAAAAATGCCAAGAACAgggaagaaaaagagaaagtaCTTAGTCCTAGAAGAGAGCTTCATTTAGAATTAAGATTTCAAGAATTTGATGTTACTACTGTCGAATTTTTTGCCGTCAATAAACCTCATACGAAATTCAAGCCAGACCAAGGAAGAAAATTTACAAGGAAACAAAGACTCGAGTCGGATGAAGATGATGTCTTTGAGTGTCCCGAAAACGCGGAATCATTTGTTCAAAATAACAGTCCAAGCTCAAAATACTCTGTCAGTGGAAGAAAATATATTGCCAATGCCAGCAGAGGGAGGAGTCCTCGACGACACTCCTATAACGGATCGCCTAGTAGGGATGTTCTATCTCACAGTTACAATATGCAACTCACAAGTTACTGTGCTGAAAAGGACCAGTCGCGCGCCAAAACGCGGAAACTTAAAGTCGATAGAAGCATTTCAGCGAACATTGACTCTATGAGCAGACCTGTGAAGTTTTAG